One window from the genome of Pseudomonadota bacterium encodes:
- a CDS encoding NAD(P)/FAD-dependent oxidoreductase, which translates to MAHIVILGGGIGGVSMAYDMRAACSRKDGHKITVISDSPTFHFVPSNPWVGVGWRSRKHIEVPLEKYLKKKNIDFIPVAAKKVDPDHNSIELADGQTVSYDYLVISTGPRLAFEQIEGLGPHDGFTASVCHVDHAEKAAEGWAVLKKNPGPVIVGAVQGASCFGPAYEHAFIMHQDLKKAGIRNKVPMTYVTAEPYIGHLGLGGVGDSKTLLESELRKRDIKWICNAKVDRVEDGMMHITELDEFGKEKRKHELPFNYSMMLPAFSGVDALMGVKGLVNEKGFVLVNDYQQNPTYPNVFAVGVCVAIAPLEQTPVPVGVPKTGYMIESMVSATAHNIIDICRDKAPSHKPSLSAICLADMGNTGVAFVALPQIPPRNVAWMKGGKWVHWLKIAFEWYFLRKVRTGSVSPFYETYALRLMGIRKRERQK; encoded by the coding sequence ATGGCACATATTGTTATTTTAGGTGGCGGAATTGGCGGGGTTTCCATGGCCTATGACATGCGCGCCGCATGCAGCCGCAAGGACGGACATAAAATCACCGTTATTTCCGACAGCCCGACATTCCATTTTGTTCCTTCCAATCCCTGGGTCGGGGTCGGCTGGCGCAGCCGGAAGCATATTGAAGTGCCTCTTGAAAAATATCTAAAGAAAAAGAATATCGACTTTATCCCTGTCGCCGCGAAGAAGGTCGACCCTGATCATAACAGTATTGAACTGGCGGATGGACAAACTGTCTCTTACGACTACCTGGTGATTTCGACAGGCCCGCGTCTCGCCTTTGAACAGATCGAAGGACTGGGACCTCATGACGGCTTCACCGCATCGGTCTGCCATGTCGACCATGCCGAAAAAGCCGCCGAAGGCTGGGCTGTTCTTAAGAAAAATCCCGGTCCGGTGATTGTCGGTGCCGTACAGGGCGCCTCCTGTTTCGGCCCCGCCTATGAACATGCCTTTATTATGCATCAGGATCTGAAAAAGGCCGGTATCCGCAACAAAGTGCCGATGACTTACGTCACTGCGGAACCTTATATCGGTCATCTGGGGCTGGGCGGTGTCGGCGATTCCAAAACATTGCTGGAAAGCGAACTGCGCAAACGCGATATTAAATGGATTTGTAATGCCAAGGTGGATCGCGTTGAAGACGGCATGATGCATATCACGGAACTGGACGAATTTGGCAAAGAGAAACGCAAACATGAACTGCCTTTCAACTATTCCATGATGCTACCGGCCTTTAGCGGTGTGGATGCCTTGATGGGCGTAAAAGGTCTGGTGAATGAGAAAGGCTTTGTACTGGTCAATGATTATCAGCAAAACCCGACCTATCCCAATGTTTTTGCCGTCGGTGTCTGCGTCGCCATTGCGCCGCTGGAACAAACCCCCGTACCGGTCGGCGTTCCGAAAACCGGTTATATGATCGAATCCATGGTCTCAGCCACGGCGCATAATATTATTGATATCTGCCGCGACAAGGCGCCAAGCCACAAACCGTCTTTAAGTGCTATTTGTCTGGCTGATATGGGCAATACCGGCGTTGCCTTCGTCGCACTGCCGCAAATTCCGCCGCGCAATGTCGCATGGATGAAAGGCGGCAAATGGGTTCATTGGTTGAAAATAGCTTTTGAATGGTATTTCCTGCGGAAAGTCAGAACGGGTTCCGTCTCCCCTTTCTACGAGACTTATGCTCTAAGGCTGATGGGTATCCGCAAAAGAGAACGCCAAAAATAA
- a CDS encoding MMPL family transporter, with protein sequence MLMLSEKAVRKPKASMWLAVFLSLFFIAGVALPSLFPQQITALHGLSIDTDPENMLSEDEPVRIFHNERKKEYSLYDMIVVGVVNKSHENGVFNKKSLENIYALGEYARSIVWQDDNGQDAGVIEAEMISPSNVDNIEQAGLGTVRFEWLMKEPPATEDDAKAVYSKAAKLPFLNNTLVSGDGKAMALYIPITAKDTSYAVAKKLKEKIASFDGNDDYHITGLPIAQDTFGVEMFIQMAVSAPMAMALIFLLMWYFFKSVKLIVAPMIVAMVAVIITMGALIMTGHTVHIMSSMIPVFIMPIAVLDAVHILSDFFDVYPRFKNRKKAISHVMEELSKPMLFTSLTTAAGFGSLAFTPIPPVQTFGIFIAFGVLMAWLFTITLVPAYIMLMSEKSLEGFGLAHHEDEAHPSSPLAKLLHIMGPFTYHRARAILLLVVALFALSGYGISKIEINDNPVKWFTEKHEIRVADKELNARFAGTYMAYLELQPKNDLKTDFHDALKTALDENSSTQATALNAELTTLGGDINAIKDFIYQQQDAAADDDAYYAWDDIGTLVDQIYGRFEIFKQPATLHYLEKLQANLLETGLVGKSNALPDIVKTVHRELFLGEADAFRIPDTQNAVAQTLITYQNSHRPNDLWHFTTPSYDKTVLWIQLKSGDNKDMNKVIAAADDFFAKNEGPVALEHNWFGLTYINTVWQDKMVAGMLEAFLGSFVIVLIMMVFLFRSLLWGVLSMVPLTVTIAFIYGIIGLIGKDYDMPVAVLSSLSLGLAVDYSIHFLARSREAAKKHGTWKNTIAAVFGEPARAIARNVIVIGVGFTPLLFAPLVPYKTVGFFISAILLFAGAATLLILPSLITVFEKYLFKNRQGKRKPA encoded by the coding sequence ATGTTAATGCTGTCAGAAAAAGCCGTACGCAAACCCAAAGCCTCGATGTGGCTGGCTGTTTTTTTAAGCCTGTTTTTTATCGCAGGCGTTGCCCTGCCCAGCCTGTTCCCGCAACAGATTACGGCACTGCACGGTCTGAGCATTGATACCGACCCTGAAAACATGCTCTCGGAAGACGAACCCGTGCGCATCTTCCACAATGAACGCAAAAAAGAATACAGCCTGTATGATATGATCGTCGTCGGCGTCGTTAATAAGAGCCATGAAAACGGCGTCTTTAATAAAAAATCTCTGGAGAATATCTACGCGCTTGGCGAATATGCGCGCAGTATCGTCTGGCAGGATGATAACGGACAGGATGCCGGCGTTATCGAAGCGGAAATGATTTCGCCCTCCAATGTCGACAATATCGAACAGGCCGGGCTGGGTACTGTCCGCTTTGAATGGCTGATGAAAGAGCCGCCCGCAACAGAGGACGATGCCAAAGCGGTTTACAGCAAGGCCGCAAAACTGCCGTTCTTGAACAACACGCTGGTTTCCGGTGACGGCAAGGCCATGGCACTTTATATCCCGATCACTGCGAAAGATACCAGCTATGCCGTTGCCAAAAAGCTAAAAGAAAAAATCGCAAGTTTTGACGGCAATGATGATTATCACATCACCGGTCTGCCGATTGCGCAGGATACTTTCGGTGTGGAGATGTTTATCCAGATGGCGGTTTCCGCGCCAATGGCGATGGCGCTGATTTTCCTGCTGATGTGGTATTTCTTTAAAAGCGTGAAACTGATTGTCGCGCCGATGATTGTCGCGATGGTGGCGGTGATTATCACAATGGGCGCCTTGATTATGACCGGACATACGGTGCATATCATGTCCTCAATGATTCCCGTCTTTATCATGCCCATTGCCGTATTGGATGCCGTACATATATTGTCGGATTTCTTTGATGTCTATCCGCGCTTTAAGAACCGCAAGAAAGCCATCAGCCATGTGATGGAGGAACTGTCAAAACCGATGCTGTTTACCTCCCTGACCACGGCGGCGGGTTTCGGCTCCCTCGCCTTTACGCCCATTCCGCCCGTGCAAACTTTCGGCATCTTTATTGCCTTTGGTGTGCTGATGGCATGGCTGTTCACCATTACGCTGGTGCCGGCCTATATCATGCTGATGAGCGAAAAATCGCTGGAAGGTTTCGGCCTTGCCCATCACGAAGACGAGGCACACCCCTCCTCGCCGCTGGCAAAGCTGCTGCATATCATGGGACCTTTCACCTATCACCGCGCCCGTGCCATTCTGCTGCTGGTCGTGGCACTATTTGCTTTGTCGGGCTATGGCATCAGCAAGATTGAAATTAATGACAACCCCGTCAAATGGTTTACGGAGAAACATGAGATTCGCGTCGCCGATAAGGAACTGAATGCGCGTTTTGCCGGAACCTATATGGCCTATCTGGAATTACAGCCCAAAAACGATTTGAAGACAGACTTCCACGATGCGCTGAAAACTGCACTGGATGAAAACAGCTCCACACAGGCTACCGCCTTGAATGCAGAGCTGACAACACTGGGCGGCGATATTAACGCCATCAAAGACTTTATCTATCAGCAGCAGGATGCGGCGGCGGATGATGATGCCTATTATGCCTGGGATGATATCGGCACGCTGGTGGATCAAATCTATGGCCGTTTCGAGATTTTCAAACAGCCTGCCACTTTGCATTATCTTGAAAAACTGCAGGCCAATCTGCTGGAAACGGGACTGGTCGGAAAAAGCAACGCCCTGCCGGATATCGTCAAAACCGTGCATCGCGAATTATTCCTTGGGGAAGCGGATGCCTTCCGCATTCCCGACACGCAGAATGCTGTGGCGCAGACTTTGATCACCTATCAAAACTCGCACCGCCCGAATGATTTGTGGCATTTCACCACTCCGTCCTACGACAAAACCGTCTTGTGGATCCAGCTGAAAAGCGGCGACAATAAAGATATGAACAAGGTCATTGCCGCCGCCGATGATTTCTTTGCCAAAAACGAAGGGCCGGTGGCGCTGGAGCATAACTGGTTTGGCCTGACCTATATTAACACCGTCTGGCAGGACAAAATGGTCGCGGGAATGCTGGAAGCGTTTCTGGGCTCTTTCGTCATTGTGCTGATTATGATGGTGTTCCTGTTCCGTTCTCTGCTCTGGGGTGTTCTGTCCATGGTGCCGCTGACCGTCACAATTGCCTTTATCTATGGTATTATCGGCTTGATCGGCAAGGATTACGATATGCCGGTCGCCGTGTTGTCCTCGCTGTCGCTGGGGCTGGCCGTGGATTACTCTATTCACTTTCTGGCACGCAGCCGCGAAGCTGCGAAGAAACACGGCACATGGAAAAACACCATTGCCGCCGTCTTTGGCGAACCCGCACGCGCCATCGCCCGTAATGTGATTGTCATCGGTGTCGGCTTTACCCCTCTGCTTTTCGCACCGCTGGTGCCGTATAAAACGGTCGGATTTTTTATCTCAGCCATTCTGCTATTTGCAGGGGCGGCCACCTTGCTGATTTTACCGTCGCTGATCACGGTGTTTGAAAAATACTTGTTTAAAAATAGGCAAGGCAAAAGAAAGCCTGCATAA
- a CDS encoding outer membrane lipoprotein-sorting protein: MKKSLKILSSSLALAAFWATATPAFAVDVSEIVAKANHSSYYQGEDGRAHVKMEITDKQGRKRSRDLVILRKDGGEDDTEQKFYVYFNRPADVNKTVFMVWKHVGADDDRWMYLPALDLVKRIAASDERTSFVGSDFFYEDISGRNPVEDTHELLETTDNYYVLKSTPKDPDAVEFSYFKSYIHKASFIPVKIEYYDKNGKKYREGAAEKVETIGKYPTVTQGSMTDLRSGSVTKLTYSNVDYDIGVPDDIFTERYLRQPPMSYIKR, from the coding sequence ATGAAAAAAAGCCTGAAAATATTATCCTCCTCCCTCGCTCTGGCGGCGTTTTGGGCGACGGCAACGCCGGCCTTTGCTGTGGATGTTTCCGAGATTGTCGCCAAAGCCAATCACAGCTCCTATTATCAGGGAGAAGACGGACGCGCCCATGTCAAAATGGAGATCACCGATAAACAGGGACGCAAACGCAGCCGCGATCTTGTCATCCTGCGCAAGGACGGCGGAGAAGATGACACGGAACAAAAATTCTATGTCTATTTCAACCGTCCCGCCGATGTGAATAAAACCGTTTTCATGGTCTGGAAACATGTCGGTGCGGATGATGACCGCTGGATGTATCTGCCCGCGCTGGATCTGGTGAAACGCATTGCAGCAAGCGACGAGCGCACCAGCTTTGTCGGCTCCGACTTTTTTTATGAAGATATTTCCGGACGCAACCCTGTCGAGGATACACATGAATTGCTGGAAACAACGGATAATTACTACGTATTGAAAAGCACACCCAAAGACCCTGATGCGGTGGAATTCAGCTATTTCAAAAGCTATATCCACAAAGCCAGCTTCATCCCTGTCAAAATCGAATATTACGATAAAAACGGTAAAAAATACCGTGAAGGTGCTGCCGAAAAAGTCGAAACCATCGGCAAATATCCGACCGTGACGCAAGGCAGCATGACGGATTTGCGTTCGGGCAGTGTCACCAAACTGACCTATTCGAATGTGGATTATGATATCGGCGTGCCGGATGATATTTTCACGGAACGCTATTTGCGCCAACCGCCTATGAGCTATATCAAACGATGA
- a CDS encoding rhodanese-like domain-containing protein: MSKIEMVDCKTLKEWLDKDEAVVIDVREIAEYDAAHIKDAILIPVGTCSTDTVPHTPGKKIVFHCKAGLRGSKACEICAKGLPETTVYNLQGGLDAWIAQGYPVQKSA, translated from the coding sequence ATGAGTAAAATTGAAATGGTCGATTGCAAAACCTTAAAGGAATGGCTGGATAAAGACGAAGCCGTGGTGATTGATGTGCGCGAGATTGCCGAATATGATGCGGCGCATATCAAGGATGCCATTCTGATACCGGTCGGTACATGTTCAACCGATACCGTGCCGCATACACCCGGCAAAAAAATTGTTTTCCACTGCAAAGCAGGGCTGCGCGGCAGCAAAGCTTGTGAAATTTGCGCCAAGGGTCTGCCTGAAACAACCGTCTATAATCTGCAAGGCGGACTGGATGCATGGATTGCGCAGGGCTATCCCGTTCAGAAATCCGCTTAA
- the hemN gene encoding oxygen-independent coproporphyrinogen III oxidase has product MMMQQIPYDLLTKYDRPAPRYTSFPTAVQFDQDIAQDDCAALLSGIDTDKPVSLYIHVPFCHQLCHYCGCNTKIVNSYSPVQSYLELLHAEIRKAGEYLPKDLKINRLHFGGGSPNFLKTDDVAHLLETLTRFARLDSGAVIDMEMDPRLLTKEKIRAYAQMGVKRASLGIQDFDPQVQNCINRIQPFEQVKSCVETLRDEGIYHLNFDLIIGLPEQTAETVAKTSAQAIALNPDRFSVFGYAHVPWMKKHQKLLEVYHLPDARRRFEMTALLNKTLQDAGYAAIGMDHFARKDDPLYTALENKTLRRNFQGYTDDESEIVLGFGLSSISSFGGAYLQNITDAPAYRRAVNNGLFPVKRGRVLTEEDTRRRALIEEIMCYFTVDLGHYTDIPHLREETESALALLEQDGILERDGGRLTVTEGGRPFVRIVAACFDPYFQPCETRHAKAV; this is encoded by the coding sequence ATGATGATGCAACAAATCCCATATGATCTGCTGACGAAATATGATCGCCCCGCGCCGCGCTATACCAGCTTTCCGACGGCGGTACAGTTTGATCAGGATATCGCGCAGGATGATTGTGCCGCTCTGCTGTCCGGCATTGATACCGATAAGCCGGTTTCTTTATATATCCATGTGCCGTTTTGTCATCAGCTGTGCCATTACTGCGGCTGTAATACTAAAATCGTCAACAGCTACAGCCCCGTACAAAGCTATCTGGAATTGTTGCATGCCGAAATCCGTAAAGCCGGAGAATATCTTCCAAAGGATTTGAAAATTAACCGTCTGCATTTTGGCGGGGGTTCTCCGAATTTTTTAAAAACGGATGATGTCGCGCATTTGCTGGAAACGCTCACCCGTTTTGCGCGGCTGGACAGCGGCGCAGTGATTGATATGGAGATGGATCCGCGCCTGCTGACAAAAGAAAAAATCCGTGCCTATGCGCAAATGGGTGTGAAACGCGCAAGCCTTGGTATTCAGGATTTTGATCCGCAGGTGCAAAACTGTATCAACCGTATTCAGCCTTTCGAACAAGTGAAAAGCTGCGTGGAGACGCTGCGGGATGAGGGCATTTATCATCTGAATTTCGATCTGATTATCGGTTTGCCGGAGCAGACGGCGGAAACGGTTGCCAAAACCTCCGCACAGGCGATTGCCTTAAATCCGGATAGATTCTCTGTCTTCGGTTATGCGCATGTGCCCTGGATGAAAAAGCATCAGAAGCTTTTGGAGGTTTACCATTTGCCTGATGCCCGCCGGCGTTTTGAGATGACGGCGCTGTTGAACAAGACTTTGCAAGATGCCGGATATGCCGCTATCGGCATGGATCATTTTGCCAGAAAAGATGATCCCTTATATACCGCGCTGGAAAATAAAACCCTGCGCCGTAATTTCCAAGGCTATACCGATGATGAATCTGAAATTGTGCTCGGTTTCGGGCTGTCATCCATCAGCAGTTTCGGCGGTGCTTATTTGCAGAATATTACCGATGCGCCCGCATATCGCCGTGCTGTTAATAACGGCCTGTTTCCTGTGAAACGTGGACGTGTCTTGACGGAAGAAGATACGCGCCGCCGCGCGCTGATTGAAGAAATCATGTGTTATTTCACGGTTGATCTTGGGCATTACACGGATATTCCGCATTTGCGGGAAGAGACGGAGTCCGCGCTTGCACTGCTGGAGCAAGATGGAATTTTAGAGAGGGATGGAGGCAGGCTGACCGTGACGGAAGGCGGACGTCCCTTTGTTAGAATTGTGGCGGCTTGTTTCGACCCTTATTTTCAGCCCTGCGAAACGCGCCACGCAAAAGCTGTTTAA
- a CDS encoding glutamine synthetase: MSAEFGFAEYIWIDGALPTRYLRSKTRVVKLGLEPSLEDFPEWSFDGSSTRQAEGHDSDCILKPVAFVPDPFRGPGSYLVMTEVYAPNGDVHESNSRAQLRAILDAGAAAHEPWAGFEQEYTLFDGRTPLGWPESGFPGPQGPYYCGVGADEVYGREMVEEHAAMCLDAGLLFYGINAEVMPGQWEFQIGYRGDAGEANDVLTVSDHLWLARYLLYRVGEQYGIVVSTHNKPVSGDWNGAGMHTNFSTKEIRDTKTGKAAIEKAVKALEKKHKEHIKLYGHGLERRLTGHHETCDINTFRAGDADRGASIRIPRQVADKGYGYFEDRRPGANADPYLVAARLCTTVCGVDEAVMQFTAWPREDAKKPAAVAAV; this comes from the coding sequence ATGTCTGCTGAATTTGGTTTTGCTGAATATATCTGGATTGACGGTGCGTTGCCGACGCGCTATCTGCGTTCGAAAACGCGTGTTGTCAAACTCGGCCTTGAGCCGTCACTCGAAGATTTTCCCGAGTGGAGCTTTGACGGGTCTTCAACGCGTCAGGCTGAAGGGCATGATTCCGATTGTATCCTGAAGCCGGTGGCTTTTGTTCCCGATCCGTTCCGCGGTCCGGGCAGCTATCTGGTGATGACGGAAGTTTACGCGCCGAATGGCGATGTGCATGAAAGTAACTCCCGCGCACAGTTGCGCGCCATTCTGGATGCCGGAGCCGCCGCACATGAGCCCTGGGCAGGCTTTGAACAGGAATATACGCTGTTTGACGGCCGTACGCCGCTGGGTTGGCCGGAAAGCGGCTTCCCCGGACCGCAGGGGCCGTATTACTGCGGCGTGGGCGCGGATGAAGTTTATGGCCGCGAGATGGTTGAAGAACATGCGGCGATGTGTCTTGATGCCGGTCTGCTGTTCTACGGCATTAATGCCGAAGTCATGCCCGGCCAGTGGGAATTCCAGATCGGTTACCGCGGTGATGCCGGCGAAGCCAATGATGTGCTGACCGTGTCCGATCACCTCTGGCTTGCACGTTACTTGTTGTACCGCGTTGGCGAACAATACGGCATTGTCGTTTCCACACATAACAAGCCGGTCTCCGGCGACTGGAACGGGGCAGGTATGCACACGAACTTCTCGACAAAGGAGATTCGTGATACAAAAACAGGCAAAGCGGCAATTGAAAAAGCGGTGAAAGCGCTTGAGAAAAAGCATAAAGAACATATCAAGCTCTATGGTCATGGTCTGGAGCGTCGTCTGACCGGTCATCATGAAACCTGTGACATCAACACTTTCCGTGCAGGTGATGCCGACCGCGGTGCCTCTATCCGTATTCCGCGTCAGGTTGCCGATAAGGGCTACGGTTATTTTGAAGACCGCCGTCCGGGTGCAAATGCTGACCCGTATCTGGTTGCGGCACGTCTGTGCACAACGGTTTGCGGTGTTGACGAAGCGGTAATGCAGTTTACGGCATGGCCGCGCGAAGATGCGAAAAAACCTGCTGCGGTTGCTGCGGTTTAA
- a CDS encoding ATP-dependent DNA helicase: MTSEALPHTLSADSNPAEELTEHIPAPVPAPVRRGDIVMTAPVLTLRKRKAHYLTADGEALTPKPAELGRLLSGQMPLVCHAPSIAQQLNIAPFAAYDVLELFAFVYPARFCLPTTAGLVAELGLSAPVTTAEEECVALLDIAQHLLAALTETGRNETSDPAAMAWMMGPGLSANGDSGAAGWPWADLVLKTLGKTEEFADERTLRNAVKVWNRLQEWAEEAPPPPPGHQPVSTEEAEQALARLLDARGGDTRPRPSQQQYAAGIIPAFNPRNRENLPNTVIAEAGTGTGKTLGYLAPAGEWAEKNEGCVWVSTYTKNLQRQVDEELSALYADDSEKRRKVVIRKGRENYLCLLNLEEALGSLAARNNPRYATALGLVARWTAASRDGDLHGGDMPGWLPGLVGWKATHGLADRRGECIFSACQHYHRCFVEKSQRLSQRARIVVANHALVMHRTALSHPHDVLPNRYVFDEGHHLFDAADSAFALHLSGREAAELRRWLLGTETENGGQSPGRSRSRGLQRRVEELVAGDEKARHALDDVLEAARTLPGYGWARRVQSGQPKGLSENFLHLVREQVYARNTGGQDMLYSLEADALPPIDGLFEAAYALSCRLRDLNRPLQTLINLLQKQLEEGADTLTSDTKRRIESVCHSLHFRANLVIAGWVDMLGCLQSQTSHDAFVDWFQVERIEGREYDIGMYRHWVDPTRPFAANLKPHAHGVVVTSASLLDTVTESDDGWNHVAQQTGVVHLTEDAGASAARVELPSPYDYAAQSRILVVTDVPREKNTQIAMAYAALFKAAGGGALGLFTAIQRLKNIHARLLPELEESDLKLYAQHLDGLDPTTLTAMFRMEENSCMLGTDATRDGMDVPGRSLRLIVFDRVPWPRPTILHKARRKYFGQGYDDRVTRFRLKQAYGRLIRHEQDQGIFVMLDSRLPTRLTAAFPKDVPIERVGLAEAVDIIKNFLPADDI, encoded by the coding sequence ATGACAAGCGAAGCATTACCTCATACCCTATCTGCGGATTCAAACCCCGCCGAAGAGCTGACGGAACATATCCCCGCTCCGGTGCCTGCCCCTGTGCGGCGCGGCGATATTGTCATGACCGCGCCCGTACTGACCCTGCGCAAACGCAAGGCTCATTATCTAACAGCGGATGGGGAGGCGCTGACACCGAAACCTGCGGAACTCGGCCGCCTGCTTTCGGGGCAGATGCCGCTGGTCTGCCATGCCCCGTCCATTGCGCAGCAGCTGAATATCGCGCCCTTTGCCGCTTATGATGTGCTGGAGCTGTTTGCTTTTGTTTATCCCGCCCGTTTCTGTCTGCCGACAACTGCCGGACTTGTGGCAGAGCTCGGCCTGTCCGCACCTGTTACCACAGCAGAGGAGGAATGCGTCGCCCTGCTGGATATTGCCCAGCATCTGCTGGCAGCCCTGACCGAAACCGGACGCAACGAAACATCTGACCCCGCCGCCATGGCATGGATGATGGGGCCGGGATTATCGGCAAACGGTGACAGCGGCGCAGCAGGATGGCCATGGGCTGATCTTGTTTTAAAAACGCTCGGCAAAACAGAAGAATTCGCGGATGAACGCACATTGCGCAACGCCGTCAAAGTCTGGAACCGCCTGCAGGAATGGGCGGAAGAAGCCCCGCCCCCGCCGCCCGGACATCAGCCCGTTTCCACGGAAGAGGCCGAACAGGCTTTGGCGCGCCTGCTTGACGCACGCGGCGGCGACACACGCCCGCGCCCATCACAACAGCAATATGCCGCCGGGATCATTCCCGCCTTTAACCCGCGCAACCGTGAAAATCTTCCCAATACCGTCATTGCCGAAGCCGGTACGGGTACGGGAAAGACACTTGGTTACCTTGCCCCTGCGGGTGAATGGGCGGAAAAGAATGAAGGCTGTGTCTGGGTATCAACCTATACCAAAAACTTGCAAAGGCAGGTCGATGAAGAACTCTCGGCGCTTTATGCCGATGACAGTGAAAAAAGGCGCAAAGTCGTGATCCGCAAAGGCCGCGAAAACTACCTTTGCCTGCTCAATCTGGAAGAAGCCCTCGGCAGCCTTGCCGCCCGCAACAATCCGCGCTATGCCACCGCACTGGGGCTTGTCGCCCGCTGGACGGCGGCCTCCCGCGACGGCGATCTGCATGGCGGCGATATGCCGGGCTGGCTGCCCGGTCTGGTCGGCTGGAAAGCAACACACGGGCTGGCAGACCGCCGCGGCGAATGTATTTTCAGCGCCTGTCAGCATTACCACCGCTGTTTTGTCGAAAAAAGCCAGCGCCTGTCACAGCGCGCCCGTATTGTCGTTGCCAATCACGCGCTTGTCATGCACCGCACCGCTCTCTCACATCCGCATGATGTTTTACCAAACCGCTATGTTTTCGATGAGGGCCATCACCTTTTTGACGCCGCTGACAGCGCCTTTGCCCTGCATCTGTCAGGACGTGAAGCGGCCGAATTACGGCGCTGGCTGCTGGGTACCGAAACGGAGAACGGCGGTCAATCGCCCGGCCGCAGTCGCAGCCGCGGCCTGCAGCGCCGCGTGGAAGAACTGGTTGCCGGCGATGAAAAAGCCCGGCATGCGCTGGATGATGTGCTGGAAGCCGCCCGCACGCTGCCGGGTTACGGCTGGGCGCGCCGCGTACAATCCGGCCAACCGAAAGGGCTTAGCGAAAACTTCCTGCATCTGGTGCGGGAACAGGTCTATGCCCGCAATACCGGCGGGCAGGACATGCTTTACTCTCTGGAAGCCGATGCATTGCCGCCGATTGACGGCTTGTTTGAAGCCGCCTACGCTCTGTCCTGCCGTCTGCGCGATTTGAACCGCCCGCTGCAAACGCTGATCAATCTGCTGCAAAAACAGCTGGAAGAAGGCGCGGACACACTGACATCGGACACCAAACGCCGCATTGAATCCGTCTGCCACAGCCTACATTTCCGCGCCAATCTGGTTATCGCCGGCTGGGTGGATATGCTGGGCTGCCTGCAAAGCCAGACGAGTCACGATGCCTTTGTCGACTGGTTTCAAGTTGAGCGTATCGAAGGCCGCGAATATGATATCGGCATGTATCGTCACTGGGTTGACCCGACGCGCCCCTTTGCCGCCAATCTGAAGCCGCATGCGCATGGCGTGGTTGTCACATCGGCCAGCCTGCTGGATACGGTCACCGAAAGTGATGACGGCTGGAATCATGTTGCACAACAGACAGGGGTTGTACACCTGACCGAAGATGCGGGTGCCTCGGCAGCCCGTGTAGAGCTACCCTCCCCTTACGACTATGCTGCGCAGTCACGTATTCTGGTTGTGACGGATGTGCCGCGTGAGAAAAATACACAGATCGCCATGGCCTATGCCGCACTGTTCAAAGCTGCGGGCGGCGGTGCACTCGGATTATTCACCGCCATTCAGCGGCTGAAAAATATTCATGCGCGGCTGTTGCCCGAACTTGAGGAAAGCGATTTGAAGCTTTACGCCCAGCATCTGGACGGGCTGGATCCGACAACGCTGACAGCCATGTTCCGCATGGAAGAAAATTCCTGCATGCTGGGAACAGATGCCACCCGTGACGGCATGGATGTACCGGGACGCTCCCTGCGGCTGATCGTGTTTGACCGCGTGCCCTGGCCGCGCCCGACGATTTTGCACAAGGCAAGACGCAAATATTTCGGGCAGGGTTATGATGACCGCGTCACCCGTTTTCGCCTGAAACAGGCTTATGGCCGCCTGATCCGGCATGAACAGGATCAAGGTATTTTCGTGATGCTGGACAGCCGCTTGCCGACGCGTCTGACTGCCGCCTTCCCGAAAGATGTGCCGATTGAGCGCGTTGGTCTTGCCGAAGCCGTCGATATCATCAAAAACTTTTTGCCCGCAGATGACATTTGA